A region of the Bacteroidia bacterium genome:
TTGAACCACTTACTCTAAGTGTGTCAAATTGGGCAAGTGCAAAACATGTGTAAAAGGATAGTCCCAAGCATACAATAATTTTACTCATCTGTAAGCAAATATAAGTTAATTTACTGGTTCAGCAAATTTATTCTCTGAAAAACGGTTACTCAAATAAGCTACCATAACCAAAGTAAATACCGTCAGTATCACAGATACAAAAATGTCCCATAAGGTAAATGTTTGATTTTTGGGGTCATCTACGCTCATACCCAGTAAATCCTGATTGAGGTAGACCATCAATACTTGCATGCCATTATTGAACGTATGAGCTAACATGCTGGGTAAAATACTTTTGCCATAGTACGCTAAATATCCTAAATATGCACCTAATATTATTCGCGGGATAAAGCCCATGAATTGAAAGTGTATTGCTGAAAATACTGCTGCGGTTACCCATATAGCTACATGATGATGAGCTACTTTAAGCAGAGTGTTTTGCATAAAGCCCCTAAAAAAGAGTTCCTCCCCTATTCCAGGAACAAGAGCAATAATGAGTAGATTGACCAAAAGTATCCACACATTTTCAGCTTTGAGAAATAAATTCGTTATAGTTTCTGCATCTTTTTCCATGCGCACAAGTGCATCAGGTAAGGGAATTTTAGCATTAACTTGTGCCGTCCAACCTACTAAAACTTGAATAGTAAGCATCCCTGCCAAAGCTAGTACCCAAATAGCATACGGCTGTGGTAAGCGAATACCAAAATACTCAAAAGGTTTTGGAATATACAAGCGTATAATTAACCAAATAGATACAAAAAACCAACCTATTTGAGTAACAAATTGAATAAACCGAGTAGCATGAACATAAGCAGGATTCTTCGTAAGAGAAGCCAAATCTTTCATAGGAATACCAAAAATAGGTACGGTCAACACCATAGCTAAACTCTGAAAAATGATGACCATACCTACTGAAATCAAAAGTCCTGCAATAAGTAGCAAAACAGGAGAAAGTTCAATTTTTTTATTCATGATTTACAGGGATAGTTTTTATAGATTTAATTTCTTGGTTAGACTTTTTTTCATATACAACACATTCTTTTTCAGCAAACTGAACAGCAACAATAACGTCTTTAGCTTGTACAGCTGAATAAATTTCCGAAGGAAGATGATTCTGTTTTATCTCATTGCTTTCTAACATTCTACATTTACCTTCATAAATTCCTATTCGGTACTGCTTTCCCTTGATAATAACAAATAAATTAGTATAATCAAGTTGATTTTGAGTAAATTCCTCAAACTGCCAAGTAAATTCTATATTTTTGGAAGTTCTGTTAGAAGAAGCAGCAGTTAAATTTGAGCTATCTTGCAATAAAATTTCTTTGAGTAAAACTGCGCTGCTTAGACCTTTTTGTGGACTATATGCATACACGTTAATTTTTCCATTTTCCTTACAAGCATAAATAACCTTAGCCGTGTCATTGGTCATTTGCTTTAAGGCAATAAAAGCATTTTCAGGAAGGTGGGAGAAAAATGGATGCTGTGTATCAATTGGAACGTATCTGCCTTCTATTCTACCAACGGAATATTGTTTATCGTTTATTTGTAAAGCTACATCGGTATATTTTTCAGGCGAAAAAGGTAAGCTATGCTCTAATTTCCAAGAAACGGTATAGGTGGTGCTTTGCTGTGCAATACTTGCAAAGTAGAAAAGTAAAAGCAATGAAGTCAGCAAAACTTTCATACCAAACAAAAATACTAAATTTTTGAGACTTACTTATCCATGAACAAGTAAAAAGTTATTATCTAACTACACTGCTGAATGCTAATTTTCTATCAGTTGGTGATGTATAAATTCCCATATTCGCTCTAATTTCATTGAGCGCGATGCTTTGAGTAAAACTATGCTGTCAGGTTGAATATGTTCGCTAGCAACTTCTAAAAATTCTTCCACACTTTCAAAGTGCCATGAAGGTAACAAACACCGTTTTTTAGCATGCTGCATTAACGTACCAATGAATATTACTTCATCAATGTTAAGAGTATTGCAAAAAAGTCCAATTTCTTCATGCTCTTTGATACTTTCTTCGCCTAATTCAAACATATCTCCCAATATAGCTACTTTCTTTTTTTCTGTTTTTTGATCCGAAAACGCTTTCAGTGCTACTTGCATAGAGCTAGGATTGGCGTTGTAAGCATCCATGATAAAGGTATATCCCTTGTATTGTTTAATCTGCGAACGATTGTTTTGAGGAATATACTCACCTACTGCTTTACGAATATTGAGTTCCGATATACCAAAGTAGATGGCAATTGCACAAGCAGCTAATATATTTTCTGCATTATAATGTCCGTAAATTTGACTTTTTATACTTGGATAATGTAATTTTTTTGAGGGATACTCAATAGAGATAGATACTTTACCCTGTTCATCAGTTTGAAAAGAAGCCTGAATATCGGCGGAATGGTAGATGCCATAAGTAAGTTTGTTTTTAGCGTGTAATGTTTGTTCTCTCAAATACTTATCATCTTGATTGACAAATAAAAAACCATTCTGTTGCATCAAATAGTCATAGAGTTCTCCTTCGCCCTTGGCAACCCCTTCTAAACCTCCAAAACCTTCTAAATGAGATTTACCAATGTTGGTAGTTAGTCCGTATGTAGGTTTTACCCAAGTACAGTATTGTGCAATTTCTCCTTGATGATTAGCGCCCATTTCAATCACAGCAATTTGATGAGTTTTGTGTAGTTTAAGCAGCGTTAGAGGAATTCCAATATGATTATTCAAGTTACCTTCTGTGTACAAAGTCCTGTATTGAGTGGACAAAGCTCTGTACGCAAGTTCTTTGGTAGTAGTTTTACCATTTGAACCACAAATAGCTATAACAGGTATGTTGAACTGGCTACGATGAAAAGTAGCTAATTCTTGCAAAGCTTGTAGTGTATCAGGAACGTAAAATACATTTGGGTGATTTTTCCAAGCAGGATTTTGAGTAACCACTGCCGAAGCTCCTTTTTCTAGAGCTTCTTTAACCATTTCATTAGCATCGTATCGTTTTCCTTTCAGTGCCCAAAAAAAGTCCCCTTGTACTAACCTGCGCGTATCTGTACAGATATGGGGATATTTCAAAAAATGAGAATAAATTTTCTCATACATGGGCTTTTATGCTTTACCAATAGCATTATTGTTCATAAATCCGCTTATTTCTTGCGGAATAGAAATTTCTCCGAAAGTACTTTCATACTTCATGATATTGTCATGTAAAGCTCCCAGTAAGCGTTTAGCATGTTCAGGTGTAAGAATGATTCTTGATTTGACCTTAGCTTTGGGCAAACCAGGCATTACCCGGATAAAGTCAATTACAAATTCAGAGGAAGAGTGCGAAATAATAGCAAGATTTGCGTATGTTCCCTCTGCACGCTCCTCATCTAGTTCAATATTGATTTGATTTTGCTCCTGCATAGTGCTTACAAAGATGATAATTTTTTCAAAATGTTTTTAATGTTTTGATAAATGTCTTCAATGCTACCTATACCGTTAACGCTATATAGTAAATTTCGTTCTTGATAGTAGTCAAGCAAAGGCATAGTTTCTTGGCGATACACTTCCTGACGTTTTCTTATCACCTCTTCTGTATCATCACTTCTCCCTGCTTCTTGGGCGCGTTTGAGCAAACGCTGAACTAGCTCTGCTTCCTCAACCACTAAGCTAATCACTGCTGAAAGAGGTAAGTTCATTTTTTTAAGCAAATGACTCAATCCTTCTGCCTGAGCAAGCGTGCGAGGAAATCCATCAAAAATAAAACCTTTTACTTTATCTTTGTTCTGTTCAATCACTTTTTCTACCATAGCTAAAATAATTTCATCTGAAACTAACTGACCCGAATCCATTATAGCTTTAGCCGCTAAACCTAACTCTGTCTGCTGCCTTACTTCCTCTCGCAGAATATTTCCCGTAGAAATGTGAAATAAATTAAATTCTGCTACAATCCTTTCAGACTGTGTGCCTTTTCCCGCGCCAGGCGGACCAAACAAAATGATATTGAGCATGCCACAAAACTATATAAAAAACTTAAATCACGTACCTAAAACAAAAATTTACTAAAGCTTCGCTAAAAGCAATTAACCTCATAAAACTTTTTAATTTTGCTTAATGTGGAACTTTTCACTCATTTTGGAAATGGCAGTGTGTTAATTATCGCCTTTGGTGGATATAGGCAGGATATGCGTAATTTTATACCCCTAGTGGAACAAACCCAAGATGCATTTCAGTGGTTATTAGTCCATTTGCCTTTTATCAATCCTGAAAGCAGCATACAAAATAAATTAACTCCCGATGGACTTACACAAATCATACATTCCCAACTTCAAAAGTACAGATATCAAAAAGTGTATCTGTTGGGATTTAGCATAGGTGGGCGTATTGCACAGGTAATTTTTCTTCGTTCTCCTGAAAAATTTAATGGACTTATTCTCATCAACACTGACGGTTTGAAAAAACATTTCTTGCAGTGGGCTACCGAAAAAAAATGGCTTTCTGAACAGTTTTTGTATCAAGTTATTGAGCAAACGAACTTTTGGCGATGTTTGATACAGTTAGCATACAAAATGAGGTTCATTCCTGCTAAACGAAAAAACTTTTATCTTAAACATATTCAAAATACACACCGAAGAAAAATTTTAATCAAAATTTGGAAAATGTACGCAGATTTTAAGCCCAATCTTAATCAATTGTTCAAGTACCGTGATAAAGTAGTGCTTATTTGGAGCAAGCAAGATGAAGTATTGCCTTTCAAAATAGGTATCCGCGCCGCGCAAAAGCTGAACATTACTTTACACAGTGTAGAGGGTGGGCATAATATCATAGAAAGCCAACCTATTAAAGTGGCAGGTATTCTCAATTCTGTAATTTAATTTTCTTTAATTTTCTTTTTTGGGCGTGCCCCTTGCTAACGCAAGGGTCGGGGCATTCCGCACTACGCTTCGCTTCGGTGCTTCGCTGCGCTTCGCACTGCCCTTACGGGCATGCTCCATGCCCCTCACGCAGAAATAATTTTCAAATACTTGAAAAATCTCATATTCGTAAAATTATACCCTATCTTTACTTGTTAGTAATTTATTACCTTTGCAAATCGCAGATGAAGTTAGCCGAAGCACAAGAAAAGTTTATTCAATCTTGGGGGGCGTTAGCTTCTTCTTGGGGCATCAATAGAACAATGGCTCAAGTTCACGCCTTACTCATGATAGCCCCTCAACCTATGAGCGCAGAGGAAATAATGGAACGCTTAAATATCTCTCGAGGAAGTGCTAATATGAACTTGCGTGCTTTAATCGATTGGGGCTTGGTCAGAAAAGAACTTAAACAAGGCGATAGAAAAGAATACTTCGTAGCCGAAAAAGACATTTGGACAATAGCAATGCGTATTATCCAAGAACGCAAAAGACGCGAGCTTAATCCTGTTAGCCGAATTATTGAAGAAGTTTCCGAAGTAGAGATAGATAAAAATGACCCCGAAGCCATAGCTTTCCAGCAAACTATTGAAAATATCCAAAAATTTCTTACAAATGCAGATATTTTGCTTACTCGTATTAGCAATGCCGATGAAAATTGGTTTACACAGGTACTGATGAAAATGCTTACAAAAACTTGATTTTCAGTTACTTGTGTTGCTTTGTCCTTTTTTTGTATTCTATTTACCAATTAGCTATTCAACTCAAAACATAATCTTAATACTTTGACATACAGGTAATTAAGTCCATCTTTTACTCAAAGACTAAATTTTAATTTTTTTGGCGTATCCTTATGGGCGTTCGCTGCAATCATGCCCACAAAGTCGGCGTGCTTCGGGCTACGTGCGGAATGCCCCGAACCCTTGCGCAGAAAGGGGCATACTCAAAAAACATAATTTTTACTACAACAAATACAATACTACATTTGGTAACTCTATTTTTTCCTTATCTTTGACCAAAGGTTTAATGTGTGGAGGTAACTCAAAACCAGGTCTAGTAGCAATAAAACTAACCTTAAACTCTCGTATAAAATCTAATTGACTTTGCTCAATACTTACGAATGTACCTTTCTGTTTCTGTTGCTCCACATATCTATTAAAAATTGAAATTTTAACTAAGCGCTTAGCAATTTCCTTTAAGTGATTTTCTGTATAAATCTCTGGATTAATAGAATGTACATTAAGAAAAACCGCGTATGTGTCTAAAAGTGCAGCGTTGAACTCAAAAGATATAGACCCCGCGTAAGTGTTAATGTAAAATATGCTGTTTCTGTACTCGTATTCTTCTCTGAAAAACACCCCTAAATGAGTAGGTTTATTTTTAAGCTTAGCTTGTATCAAGCGTGCTTTGTATATTTCTTTATCCTTCTCCTGCTTGTCAAAAAAAGAGTAAAAATAATTTACGTAATGTTGATATATACTCACACCTACAATTACACTAAAAATAAAAATTGATAAAGTATAACGAACGTACTTTAATAAAGCCACAGCTACAATTATACAGCTTGTATTCATTACTGGTAAAGCAACGTTGTGGAATATCTGCACACTATCTAAGTTCTTATAAAAAATTACCCAACCGCCTAAGGCACTTATAGGAACAGTTACCAGTAGCCACGCATGAACTTGACTGAAAAAAGATGATAAAAACTTTCTTAAAAACAAATACAAAACAATTAACGTAGGTCCGTAAAGAATTAGAAAAGAAATACCTGTACTGCCAATAATGTTTATTTTAGTCCTCCAATTGCTATCTAAATTAAGTACAGGTGTAATTCCCACTTCTCTATCTTGAAATACTGCATAAAAAATAAATAAAACACTGTTTATCAAGGTAAAATGTAGAACAAAAGTCTTAGAAATAGATTTTTTTACTAAATATTCATAGAGCATTACCAACAAAATTCCTCCTACTACTCCGATTAAGGCGCTAGAATAATAAACAGGTAAAAACAACAAGATTAAGTAAGCTATGTCTATTTTTTTTCTTGCAAATAAAACTATTACCGCTATTGTAAATGCGTAAATAACAGATAGCTTGTAGTAGCTGTAGCTCCATAGTGTTCTTGAAAACAATTTGAGATGAAACTTTTCATACAGACCTTGATAAATAGGTAGCTGAGGAATAGAAAAACCCGAGATGAATGTAGTCAAAAATGCGACTATAAAAATGTATTTTTCATCAAACTTCATGTATTTTAATAAATCACAAACACCCAAATAAAACAAAAAAATGAGAGTAGGATAAGTAACAACAAATAACATAGAAAGCTCATTTTCTTTTGTTATTGAAGATACCCCAGCATTGAGCCATATCTCTAGGTAATGATAGGGCTGGATGCCTTTAGGAGGAAGAACCATATTCGCATAGCAGTGTTCTATTCCTGTAACACGAATAGAATAGGAAAGGTAAGCATAAAAATTATAATCGCTAGTAGAGAATAAAACAATATCCTCAAAAAACAACAACTTGTAAATAAAAACAAATATTGCAGTAAGTCCTAATACACTATTGAGAATAACATATTTTTGTGAAGAAGATGAAGTATCAGATGAACTCAAAGGCAGGCTTCTCTTGTAAGAAATATACGCTAAAACCCCAAAAAGTACACTAAATATCATTACAGTCTTGCCTTTTGTGTAAAAAATGGCAACACTGGTCGCAAAAGCAATAACTCCTATCAAAATGTTAAAAAGTATGCTGTAATAACTAATCTCCTCCTTTACTCCGATGGCTCTTTTTGTACTCCAACCAACTAACCAAAAAAATAAACTAAAAAATAAAAGGATTAAATAAAACTTGATAAACATCATAATGCTACTAGTGTAAGACAGTTGCAAAGTTAATTCAAACTTTTACTTTTATGTAATTTTTATGTAATTATTACTCAATTTTAGGTGCGTCCTTGCGAGCATGAGCGCAGGGAAACCCCCAACAAGGGCACGCCCAAAAAAATTATCTTATCAACAAATTATTTCCAAAACTTATTTGTAATATTGCATCAATATGGCAATGCATATTTCGCCTTCTACACCGCAGGAAGTAGATAACACAAAATATGAATTTTCCGAAGAGGAACTTAAAGAAGTACAATATCATATCAGCAAATATCCTGATAAGCAATCTGCTGTGATGCCCGTTTTGTGGATGGCACAAGAAAAATACGGCTGGCTATCCGAGGGCGCTATAAAATTAGTAGCCGATACCTTAGGGCTTTCCTTTGCCCATGTATATGGGGTAGCCACTTTTTACACTATGTACTTCAAACGAAAAATGGGCAAATACTTGTTAGAGATATGTACCTGTTTAACTTGTGGCATCTGCGGAGGTCCTGAAATGGTAGAATATACCAAAAAGAAAATTCAAGCAAACGAAGAAGGTATCTCCCCTGATGGTTTATTTTGGGTCAGAGAAGCAGAGTGTCTTGGTGCTTGCGACACTGCTCCTGTAATGCAATTTAATAACGGACACTACGTTCACAACCTTACGCCCGAAGTCATAGACCAACTTATAGAAAATGTCCGAAATGGCAAACTTCCCGAGTTTGTATCTATCCCACTACGCGACCAAAGCATCATAGATGATTAAAAAACAGTGAGAACGTTCATTTTGTTTTTGGCGGCTTGCTTCACTTTTGTGCATACTGAATTGCATGAGGTTCTCACTATCCCTGTTTTTATCCAGCATTACTTGGAACACAAAGGCGTTAATCCTAATCAAAATATTCTTGACTTTTTAGCAGAGCACTATACCGTTCATAAAAGTACGCACCAAGAGGACAGTACGCATAAAAAGTTGCCTTTCCAGCATGATACTTTTGTGCATATTTCACCTTATACTGCTCAATCTTTTTACCTTGCTTTTAGTTACTACCTGACTTTCAAAAATTTAAGCTTCATTTTATCGGATATTGTTTTGACCAAGCTTATTCGTTGCAAAGGAATTTGGCAACCGCCTAAGTAATAAGTTTTTCTTTTTTTGGGCGTGCCCTTGCCCACACTTCGCTTGCGCTTGTGTGGGCAAGGTCGGCGTGCGACGGGCTACGCTTTCGCTTCGGTGCTACGCTGCGCTTCGCACCGTGCTGACGCACGCCCTTCGCATGCCTCACGCAAAAAACTAATTACATTCTAAGCTAAACTTAACCTGTGTCAGCAGCAAATCTAAGGCATGGTCGTTCAAGTCTTTTCAAAGTTAGCTTGTAAAAGTGTTAAACACTTGCCCACTCAATAGGGGCGAGGTAAAAAAATAAAATTCAATTTTTCATTCCTTTATGCTTTCTAAAATCATCAACTTTTCTATTCAGAATAAATTGCTTGTCATTGCGGCTACTTTAATTTTAGTGTTTTATGGGGCATATCAAGTTACTCAATTGCCCATAGATGCCGTACCTGATATTACTAACAATCAAGTACAAGTGATAACCGTAGTGCCTGCACTTAGCGCTCCTGATGTAGAACGTTTGATTACCTTTCCAATTGAACAAAATTGCCGCAATATTCCCCACATTACAGAGATGCGCAGCTTTTCGCGTGCAGGTTTGTCTTTGGTTACCATAGTTTTTGAAGATGATGTAGACATTTATTGGGCAAGACAGCAAATAACCGAACGATTAAAATTAGCAGAAAAAGAAATTCCGCAAGGTATAGCCACTCCTGAATTAGGACCTGTAACCACAGGTTTAGGTGAAATTTATCAATATGTACTTAAACCTAAAAAAGGATACGAAAAACAGTATTCTCTCACAGATTTGCGCACAATCCAAGATTGGGTAGTCAAAAGGCAGCTCATAGGCATAAAAGGTATAGCCGATGTGAGCAGCTTTGGCGGTTATGTCAAACAGTATGAAATTGCTGTTGAGCCCCAAAAACTAAACGCATATAAACTTACAATTACAGACTTATTTCATGCTATTGAAAAAAACAACCAAAACACAGGCGGAGCATATATTGAAAAGGGTCCTACGGTAGTATTTATTCGTACAGAAGGTTTGTTACAATCCATTTCAGAATTAGAACAAATTGTGGTTGCGCATACCCAAGAAGGTATCCCTATTTTACTCAAAGATGTAGCTAAAGTAAAAATTGGGCATGCTACCCGTTATGGAGCATTAAGCTACAATGATGAAGGCGAGGTAGCAGGCGGAATTGTAATGATGCTCAAAGGTGAAAATAGCCATCAAGTCATAAAAGCAGTCAAAGAGCGAATAGCTCAAATACAAAACAATCTTCCCGAAGGTTTAGAAATTGTACCTTATTTAGACAGAACCAAAATGGTCAATGCAGCTATAAAAACTGTTAGCACAAACTTGATAGAAGGGGCACTAATTGTAATTTTTGTTTTGGTTTTGCTTTTGGGAAACATCCGTGCAGGTTTAATTGTGGCATCTGTCATTCCGCTCTCTATGCTTTTTGCCATCATTTTAATGAATACTTTTGGAGTAAGTGGAAATTTAATGAGTCTCGGAGCGTTAGACTTTGGACTGATTGTAGATGGCGCGGTCATTATTGTAGAAGCCGTTTTACACAACCTGATGCATGTCCAACCTTTTAAGAGTATAAAAATATCTCAAAATGAAATGGATAAAACCGTTGCGCAAGCTTCTACTCGTATGATGAATAGCGCTGTGTTTGGGCAAATCATTATCTTGATTGTGTATCTACCTATATTCACTTTGCAAGGGATTGAAGGCAAAATGTTCAAACCAATGGCTCAAACAGTCATTTTTGCACTTTTGGGCGCTTTTATCCTGTCTTTGACTTACATTCCTGTAGTTAGTAGTTTGTTGATAAACAAAAAAATACAAAATAAAACCAATTTTTCAAGTCGTGTCATGGAAACCCTAAGCAAATGGCATCAGTATCTTTTAGCTAAGGCATTACGGTTTTCAGTTCTTTTTGTCAGTTTATGTTTGATTTTGTTTGCAGTGTCTATTTTTGTGCTTCTACATTTAGGCGGAGAATTTATCCCTCAAATTCCCGAAGGCGACTTTGCCGTAGAAACTCGCTTGCTTAAAGGAAGTAGCTTAAATGCTTCTATTCAAGCTTGCCAGCAATCAGCTAAGGTATTATTAGCGCACTTTCCTGAAATAGAAAAAATTGTAAGCAAAACAGGAAATAGTGAAATTCCCACTGATCCCATGCCTATGGAACACTCTGACATGATGATTATTCTTAAAGATAAAAGTCAATGGACTTCTGCATATACCTGGCAGGAACTTTCTGAAAAAATGGCTCAAACACTCAAAGAAAACATTCCAGGAGTTAGTTATAGTTTTCAGTATCCCGTAGCTATGCGCTTTAATGAACTCATGACAGGAGCTCGGCAAGATGTGGTTTGTAAAATATTTGGTGAAAATTTAGATACTCTTTCTAAATACGCTAAAAAATTGGGGCAGATTGTTAGCACTCTTGAAGGAGCTACAGAAATTTATGTAGAACCTATTGATGGCTTGCCACAGTTGGTTATCTCTTACTATCGTGAAGAGTTGGCAAAAT
Encoded here:
- a CDS encoding CusA/CzcA family heavy metal efflux RND transporter — encoded protein: MLSKIINFSIQNKLLVIAATLILVFYGAYQVTQLPIDAVPDITNNQVQVITVVPALSAPDVERLITFPIEQNCRNIPHITEMRSFSRAGLSLVTIVFEDDVDIYWARQQITERLKLAEKEIPQGIATPELGPVTTGLGEIYQYVLKPKKGYEKQYSLTDLRTIQDWVVKRQLIGIKGIADVSSFGGYVKQYEIAVEPQKLNAYKLTITDLFHAIEKNNQNTGGAYIEKGPTVVFIRTEGLLQSISELEQIVVAHTQEGIPILLKDVAKVKIGHATRYGALSYNDEGEVAGGIVMMLKGENSHQVIKAVKERIAQIQNNLPEGLEIVPYLDRTKMVNAAIKTVSTNLIEGALIVIFVLVLLLGNIRAGLIVASVIPLSMLFAIILMNTFGVSGNLMSLGALDFGLIVDGAVIIVEAVLHNLMHVQPFKSIKISQNEMDKTVAQASTRMMNSAVFGQIIILIVYLPIFTLQGIEGKMFKPMAQTVIFALLGAFILSLTYIPVVSSLLINKKIQNKTNFSSRVMETLSKWHQYLLAKALRFSVLFVSLCLILFAVSIFVLLHLGGEFIPQIPEGDFAVETRLLKGSSLNASIQACQQSAKVLLAHFPEIEKIVSKTGNSEIPTDPMPMEHSDMMIILKDKSQWTSAYTWQELSEKMAQTLKENIPGVSYSFQYPVAMRFNELMTGARQDVVCKIFGENLDTLSKYAKKLGQIVSTLEGATEIYVEPIDGLPQLVISYYREELAKYGISIQDANQIITAALAGQSAGLLFEDEKRFEIIVRLAAEYKQDVEQIRSLLIPTRYHTQVPLYQIASVQIKQSVNQIQREEAKRRIIVGFNVKDRDVQTVVENLQKQVQKRLKLPPGYYITYGGSFEHLQSAKQRLMIAVPIALSLIFLLLYLAFRSVAQSLLIYSAIPLSAMGGIFFLALRGMPFSVSAGVGFIALFGVAVLNGIVLISEFNRLKNEGISDLYEVVAQGTRTRLRPVLMTALVASLGFLPMAISTGAGAEVQKPLATVVIGGLLVATFLTLIVLPILYVWIQKVTLRKISPALIVLFSALCFNTPTYAQKPISLKNAIDTALKNHLSLKMQSAQIQLQKALLPASYNLPPTNFTFEYGQMNSIYQDNRLSITQSTSFPTVYHQQKKLQNAQIEQENLNLDILKKQITKKVCQTFYTLLYLNQKQILLHKIDSILQNVHQKMEIRFSKGDIAAMEKNASEIQSQQIKTQLQQLQAEITYTQKEFQYWLNTTQLYTADLRDTMVYKPILRVDTTSVHTHVYLKALRQSIHIAAQKVRLQKHKFLPDIVIGYTSQTLQGIGADEVFYTRRTRFNAFQLGLSIPLFYTAQKAQLNAAKVDLQIAQMQYAMGIKVFEQQYLTAYYQYQSAWQKVQMMKNSTLPKAESILMQAHQQYQSGAVSYLEWAMLIQTAIQIQMEYLESLKNLHLSLTEVQYYQN
- the nuoE gene encoding NADH-quinone oxidoreductase subunit NuoE, translated to MAMHISPSTPQEVDNTKYEFSEEELKEVQYHISKYPDKQSAVMPVLWMAQEKYGWLSEGAIKLVADTLGLSFAHVYGVATFYTMYFKRKMGKYLLEICTCLTCGICGGPEMVEYTKKKIQANEEGISPDGLFWVREAECLGACDTAPVMQFNNGHYVHNLTPEVIDQLIENVRNGKLPEFVSIPLRDQSIIDD
- the murF gene encoding UDP-N-acetylmuramoyl-tripeptide--D-alanyl-D-alanine ligase; amino-acid sequence: MYEKIYSHFLKYPHICTDTRRLVQGDFFWALKGKRYDANEMVKEALEKGASAVVTQNPAWKNHPNVFYVPDTLQALQELATFHRSQFNIPVIAICGSNGKTTTKELAYRALSTQYRTLYTEGNLNNHIGIPLTLLKLHKTHQIAVIEMGANHQGEIAQYCTWVKPTYGLTTNIGKSHLEGFGGLEGVAKGEGELYDYLMQQNGFLFVNQDDKYLREQTLHAKNKLTYGIYHSADIQASFQTDEQGKVSISIEYPSKKLHYPSIKSQIYGHYNAENILAACAIAIYFGISELNIRKAVGEYIPQNNRSQIKQYKGYTFIMDAYNANPSSMQVALKAFSDQKTEKKKVAILGDMFELGEESIKEHEEIGLFCNTLNIDEVIFIGTLMQHAKKRCLLPSWHFESVEEFLEVASEHIQPDSIVLLKASRSMKLERIWEFIHHQLIEN
- a CDS encoding adenylate kinase — protein: MLNIILFGPPGAGKGTQSERIVAEFNLFHISTGNILREEVRQQTELGLAAKAIMDSGQLVSDEIILAMVEKVIEQNKDKVKGFIFDGFPRTLAQAEGLSHLLKKMNLPLSAVISLVVEEAELVQRLLKRAQEAGRSDDTEEVIRKRQEVYRQETMPLLDYYQERNLLYSVNGIGSIEDIYQNIKNILKKLSSL
- a CDS encoding CPBP family intramembrane metalloprotease — protein: MNKKIELSPVLLLIAGLLISVGMVIIFQSLAMVLTVPIFGIPMKDLASLTKNPAYVHATRFIQFVTQIGWFFVSIWLIIRLYIPKPFEYFGIRLPQPYAIWVLALAGMLTIQVLVGWTAQVNAKIPLPDALVRMEKDAETITNLFLKAENVWILLVNLLIIALVPGIGEELFFRGFMQNTLLKVAHHHVAIWVTAAVFSAIHFQFMGFIPRIILGAYLGYLAYYGKSILPSMLAHTFNNGMQVLMVYLNQDLLGMSVDDPKNQTFTLWDIFVSVILTVFTLVMVAYLSNRFSENKFAEPVN
- a CDS encoding alpha/beta hydrolase, with amino-acid sequence MELFTHFGNGSVLIIAFGGYRQDMRNFIPLVEQTQDAFQWLLVHLPFINPESSIQNKLTPDGLTQIIHSQLQKYRYQKVYLLGFSIGGRIAQVIFLRSPEKFNGLILINTDGLKKHFLQWATEKKWLSEQFLYQVIEQTNFWRCLIQLAYKMRFIPAKRKNFYLKHIQNTHRRKILIKIWKMYADFKPNLNQLFKYRDKVVLIWSKQDEVLPFKIGIRAAQKLNITLHSVEGGHNIIESQPIKVAGILNSVI
- a CDS encoding DUF3467 domain-containing protein, producing MQEQNQINIELDEERAEGTYANLAIISHSSSEFVIDFIRVMPGLPKAKVKSRIILTPEHAKRLLGALHDNIMKYESTFGEISIPQEISGFMNNNAIGKA
- a CDS encoding MarR family transcriptional regulator, translating into MKLAEAQEKFIQSWGALASSWGINRTMAQVHALLMIAPQPMSAEEIMERLNISRGSANMNLRALIDWGLVRKELKQGDRKEYFVAEKDIWTIAMRIIQERKRRELNPVSRIIEEVSEVEIDKNDPEAIAFQQTIENIQKFLTNADILLTRISNADENWFTQVLMKMLTKT